Proteins from a single region of Neodiprion virginianus isolate iyNeoVirg1 chromosome 4, iyNeoVirg1.1, whole genome shotgun sequence:
- the LOC124302273 gene encoding uncharacterized protein LOC124302273 isoform X2 — MCASCEFNKEVSSVTRFLEMARTWMKDTLSICALSVRTGRLVGVAVMRINALSEKAEIYNRIQVLKGEVLPKIMHLKNTLVKQVEIYKTLNIEEYLMIYILSIHPSFERKGVVAALMQATISVGRSLKSPIIFGIFTSKVDQDIAETLNFETFSIVQYSRWIVDDEVVFDDPGIGNYSAALMGFVVPKEQPEETSIKWKDSSKKEKI; from the exons ATGTGTGCGTCATGCGAATTTAACAAGGAGGTCAGCTCTGTCACGAGGTTTCTGGAAATGGCGCGTACTTGGATGAAAGATACTTTAAGCATATGCGCTTTAAGCGTACGCACTGGTCGACTAGTCGGAGTTGCGGTCATGAGAATAAACGCTTTGAGTGAGAAGGCGGAGATCTATAATCGAATCCAA GTTCTAAAAGGTGAGGTGCTCCCAAAGATTATGCATTTGAAGAACACCTTGGTAAAGCAAGTCGAGATTTACAAGACACTGAACATCGAGGAGTACTTAATGATCTATATTTTGTCTATTCATCCATCTTTTGAACGAAAGGGAGTTGTAGCGGCGCTGATGCAGGCTACAATTTCCGTTGGCAGATCCTTGAAATCACCTATTATTTTTGGGATATTCACATCCAAGGTGGACCAAGATATCGCAGAGACtctgaattttgaaacgttcTCGATCGTTCAGTACAGTCGATGGATCGTTGACGATGAGGTTGTATTTGATGATCCTGGAATTGGCAATTACTCGGCGGCTCTGATGGGTTTTGTCGTGCCGAAAGAACAACCCGAAGAAACCTCCATAAAGTGGAAAGATAGctcaaaaaaggaaaaaatataa
- the LOC124302273 gene encoding uncharacterized protein LOC124302273 isoform X1, which yields MELFHTHCPDIDTGIIRLFNDSYSQHHYIKEEPMCASCEFNKEVSSVTRFLEMARTWMKDTLSICALSVRTGRLVGVAVMRINALSEKAEIYNRIQVLKGEVLPKIMHLKNTLVKQVEIYKTLNIEEYLMIYILSIHPSFERKGVVAALMQATISVGRSLKSPIIFGIFTSKVDQDIAETLNFETFSIVQYSRWIVDDEVVFDDPGIGNYSAALMGFVVPKEQPEETSIKWKDSSKKEKI from the exons ATGGAACTCTTTCATACGCATTGTCCAGATATCGATACGGGCATAATAAGACTGTTCAATGATTCATACTCACAGCATCATTACATCAAAGAGGAGCCAATGTGTGCGTCATGCGAATTTAACAAGGAGGTCAGCTCTGTCACGAGGTTTCTGGAAATGGCGCGTACTTGGATGAAAGATACTTTAAGCATATGCGCTTTAAGCGTACGCACTGGTCGACTAGTCGGAGTTGCGGTCATGAGAATAAACGCTTTGAGTGAGAAGGCGGAGATCTATAATCGAATCCAA GTTCTAAAAGGTGAGGTGCTCCCAAAGATTATGCATTTGAAGAACACCTTGGTAAAGCAAGTCGAGATTTACAAGACACTGAACATCGAGGAGTACTTAATGATCTATATTTTGTCTATTCATCCATCTTTTGAACGAAAGGGAGTTGTAGCGGCGCTGATGCAGGCTACAATTTCCGTTGGCAGATCCTTGAAATCACCTATTATTTTTGGGATATTCACATCCAAGGTGGACCAAGATATCGCAGAGACtctgaattttgaaacgttcTCGATCGTTCAGTACAGTCGATGGATCGTTGACGATGAGGTTGTATTTGATGATCCTGGAATTGGCAATTACTCGGCGGCTCTGATGGGTTTTGTCGTGCCGAAAGAACAACCCGAAGAAACCTCCATAAAGTGGAAAGATAGctcaaaaaaggaaaaaatataa